Proteins found in one Crassostrea angulata isolate pt1a10 chromosome 3, ASM2561291v2, whole genome shotgun sequence genomic segment:
- the LOC128175691 gene encoding protein YIPF4-like, which yields MATQSQSTSSKDSYAVNFDDFGAPQSQTYDSQNAPGYNPNMEEFQFVQTAATPEKLAVEGSIKKSEGQTLSSPYGVKKRSAASKFLENRGFGWLTEEEELDEEDQKPLLEELDIDPKDIYYKLRCVLFPLPQLGFNRHVVRESPDFWGPLVVILLYSLVSLYGQFRVVSWIITIWICGSLIIFLLARVLGGEVSYSQCLGVIGYSVLPLVITAAILPLFRRFHYVSLLLKFFGVLWAAYSAGSLLCVQELQQKRTLLLYPVFLLYIYFLSLYTGA from the exons ATGGCGACTCAGTCACAATCCACATCATCGAAAGACAGCTATGCTGTAAATTTTGACGATTTTGGGGCTCCTCAGAGTCAGACATACGATTCTCAAAATGCCCCAGGATATAATCCAAATATGGAAGAATTTCAGTTTGTGCAGACTGCAGCCACTCCAG AAAAACTTGCAGTGGAAGGTTCTATTAAAAAAAGTGAAGGTCAGACTCTATCCAGCCCTTATGGAGTGAAGAAGCGATCTGCTGCTTCAAAATTTCTGGAAAATCGTGGATTTGGCTGGTTAACGGAAGAAGAAGAATTAGATGAGGAAGATCAAAAACCACTTTT AGAGGAGTTGGACATTGACCCAAAGGATATCTACTATAAATTACGCTGTGTACTTTTCCCTCTCCCCCAACTTGGATTTAATCGCCATGTAGTCCGAGAAAGTCCTGACTTCTGGGGTCCACTTGTGGTCATACTTCTTTACTCTCTGGTGTCACTGTATGGACAGTTCAGG GTGGTGTCCTGGATTATAACAATATGGATTTGTGGATCACTCATCATTTTCTTGTTGGCAAGGGTTCTTGGTGGGGAG GTGAGCTATTCTCAGTGCCTGGGTGTGATTGGTTACTCTGTGTTACCACTAGTTATCACTGCAGCCATATTGCCACTCTTCAGGAGATTTCACTATGTCAGTCTGTTATTAAAG tttttTGGAGTGCTTTGGGCAGCCTACAGCGCAGGGTCTCTGTTGTGTGTTCAGGAACTTCAGCAGAAGCGCACCCTCCTGTTGTACCCAGTGTTCCTCCTGTACATCTACTTCCTGTCTCTGTACACAGGAGcctga
- the LOC128175690 gene encoding kelch-like protein 8, with product MMEESVDFLSVREDGTEDDIFQQPGLERVMYQNDSHSTTFLQEMHALYQEEMLTDVTLRVDGQAIPCHKNVLAATSVYFKAMFTLGLSETLQDEVDLNEVEYEAVRDLVEYAYTGQLRITQDSVQSLLSTSALFQILPVVKACAKFLESQLDDSNCIGIYHFAQSHECKGLANRAKEVMEKKFPEVCKSEEFLSLPLERVRSIIQSNDLNVDSEEVIFNAIVSWVGEDSERHHEIAKLFPHVRLSLLSSDFLWDQVSSNVFINSCPECKSILENWRIFEKYPNRYLGQYNFDMTMRAGMIRPDHCLLFIGGSDLRLTRPKLNCYNPLTKETFLMQDFPTERLDKEYEVENVGCVVSKENVVYVGGGNYVYHDMDFDFSDLDDSCDDLEERVVSKDFFCFDNDHNRWIKLSSMLFPKSNFTLAELSGRIYCFGGVTDNQHPTEIIEVYDIQQNKWSYQGMLPTTVVDLSSVTYKDYIFLLGGRTGVGAHNLVVMYHPEKGHWITRAGIPTPRFNFGACVVDEEIYVAGGQIYSHVTHAINREALKSVEILNVSENQWRSGPDLPVGMFNVGLELINGALYACGTAENNVSDTTQFCRQNIVCRLDLGTLTWQQIDVLGDIRNYKCIAAKLHTRKLTQVFPASEAEEVDNDQ from the coding sequence ATGATGGAAGAATCTGTAGACTTCCTCTCTGTCAGGGAGGATGGAACGGAAGATGACATCTTCCAGCAGCCAGGCCTTGAGAGAGTGATGTACCAAAATGACTCGCACAGTACAACCTTCCTCCAGGAGATGCACGCTCTATATCAAGAGGAAATGCTCACCGACGTCACACTGAGAGTGGACGGCCAAGCCATACCTTGTCACAAGAATGTCCTGGCAGCGACCAGTGTTTACTTCAAGGCCATGTTTACTCTGGGACTCAGTGAGACGCTGCAGGATGAAGTGGACCTCAATGAGGTCGAGTATGAAGCTGTCAGGGACCTGGTGGAATATGCATACACTGGTCAGCTAAGAATTACACAAGATTCTGTTCAAAGCCTCCTCTCCACTTCAGCGTTATTTCAGATTTTGCCTGTTGTAAAAGCATGTGCCAAATTCCTGGAATCTCAGCTTGATGATTCAAATTGCATTGGAATTTATCATTTTGCACAAAGTCATGAGTGCAAAGGACTAGCAAACAGAGCTAAAGAAGTGATGGAAAAGAAGTTTCCTGAGGTGTGCAAGTCAGAGGAATTTTTAAGTCTGCCTCTAGAGAGAGTCAGAAGCATCATCCAAAGTAATGACCTCAATGTGGATTCAGAAGAAGTCATTTTTAATGCGATAGTAAGTTGGGTAGGTGAGGACTCGGAGAGACACCATGAAATAGCCAAGTTGTTTCCTCATGTAAGACTGTCACTGCTATCATCAGACTTTCTCTGGGATCAggtttcttcaaatgtttttatCAACAGCTGTCCCGAGTGTAAAAGCATCCTAGAAAACTGGAGAATATTTGAGAAGTACCCTAACCGATACCTAGGGCAATATAACTTTGACATGACAATGCGTGCTGGAATGATTCGACCAGACCACTGTCTTCTCTTCATTGGAGGATCAGATCTCAGGCTTACTCGGCCCaaattaaactgttataatcctCTCACTAAGGAAACATTTCTGATGCAAGATTTTCCGACAGAGAGGCTTGACAAAGAATATGAAGTTGAAAATGTTGGCTGTGTTGTCAGCAAGGAGAACGTTGTTTATGTTGGAGGAGGCAACTATGTTTACCATGATATGGACTTTGATTTTTCAGACTTGGATGACTCGTGTGATGATCTTGAAGAAAGAGTTGTTAGTAAGGACTTCTTCTGCTTTGATAATGACCACAATAGGTGGATAAAATTGTCCTCCATGTTATTCCCCAAGTCCAACTTCACCTTGGCTGAATTATCAGGCAGAATCTATTGTTTTGGTGGAGTGACAGATAACCAGCATCCCACTGAGATTATAGAGGTATACGACATTCAGCAGAACAAGTGGAGCTACCAGGGCATGCTTCCTACAACAGTGGTGGATCTATCATCTGTCACCTACAAAGACTACATCTTTCTCCTGGGAGGGAGGACAGGGGTGGGGGCACATAACTTAGTGGTCATGTACCACCCTGAGAAAGGACATTGGATTACCCGAGCAGGCATACCCACACCCCGATTTAATTTTGGAGCTTGTGTCGTTGATGAAGAGATTTATGTTGCGGGCGGCCAAATCTATTCTCATGTGACTCATGCCATTAACAGAGAAGCCTTAAAATCAGTGGAAATATTGAATGTCTCTGAAAACCAGTGGAGATCTGGACCAGATTTGCCAGTGGGAATGTTCAATGTGGGTTTAGAATTGATCAATGGTGCTCTGTATGCTTGTGGTACAGCTGAAAACAATGTGTCTGATACTACACAATTTTGTCGCCAGAACATTGTGTGTCGTTTGGATCTGGGCACACTGACATGGCAACAGATTGATGTACTGGGTGACATCAGGAATTACAAGTGTATAGCAGCAAAGCTGCACACAAGGAAACTCACACAAGTTTTTCCAGCAAGTGAAGCAGAGGAAGTGGATAATGACCAATAA